A region of Bombyx mori chromosome 13, ASM3026992v2 DNA encodes the following proteins:
- the LOC101741577 gene encoding semaphorin-2A isoform X2: MSDISQSHCERDALLLEASNVARCVSKGKSEPFECRNHIRVLQPLGDGERLYVCGTNAHSPKDWVVYLNLTHLPRHEYIPGVGLGVAKCPYDPADNSTAVWVTEGNPGELPALYAGTNAEFTKADPVIFRNDLFDFRTGQKKFNFKRTLKYDSKWLDKTNFVGSFDVGEYVYFFFRETAVEFMNCGKAVYSRVARVCKQDNGGKHILSQNWVTYLKARLNCSIPGEFPFYFDEIQSVHQIPGDTSRFYAAFTTGASDGLIGSAICTYTMDDIQEAFAGRFKEQASSSSAWLPVLRARVPVPRPGTCVNKTEALPDNVLNFIRSHPLMDSAVRHDGDAPAFYKRDLVLTTLVVDKQFVDMLGDDITYTVFYAGTNAGEVYKIVQWAGGGARVADVWLAAAAEPIRALALARTQHALYLATDHRLRELPLRACAHRYDSCVRCVLDPYCGWDKEVGACRPYTPGLLHDATNSTPSICEASAPLKTVKASYGQSVHLAAFGKTPDALKDQYVVWFHHSREKGRYKINFNWDRVLQTSERGLVLLSVSDSDRGRYECYFGPSLVASYNLDIDIHRCTQPSKTQEYKQVYSDWCHEFEKYKNAMKVWESRQMQCAKGMNASSQQNSMNNELVASLR, encoded by the exons atgtcTGATATTAGTCAATCACATTGTGAg AGAGATGCATTGTTATTAGAAGCTAGTAATGTAGCGAGATGTGTTAGTAAAGGAAAATCAGAGCCTTTTGAGTGTAGAAACCATATTCGTGTGCTGCAGCCGCTGGGCGACGGAGAGAGGCTGTACGTTTGCGGTACTAATGCACATAGCCCCAAAGATTGGGTCGTGTAT ttaaatttaacgCATCTACCTCGGCACGAGTATATACCGGGCGTGGGCCTTGGTGTGGCCAAATGTCCATACGACCCTGCGGACAATAGTACTGCAGTATGGGTCACCGAGGGCAATCCTGGGGAGCTTCCAGCTTTGTACGCTGGTACCAATGCAGAGTTCACGAAGGCTGACCCAGTTATATTTCGTAATGATCTCTTTGATTTTCGGACTGGTCagaagaaatttaattttaagagaacattaaaatatgatTCCAAGTGGTTGGATA aaacAAATTTCGTTGGTTCATTTGATGTGGGTGAATATGTTTACTTTTTCTTCCGCGAGACAGCGGTGGAGTTTATGAACTGTGGTAAAGCAGTATATTCAAGAGTAGCCAGAGTTTGTAAACAGGATAACGGAGGGAAACATATCCTCAGTCAAAATTGGGTCACTTATCTTAAAGCAAGACTTAATTGCAGCATACCTGGAgaatttcctttttattttgatgaaatac aaaGTGTACATCAAATACCGGGGGATACGAGCCGGTTTTACGCGGCGTTCACGACGGGCGCCAGTGATGGCCTCATAGGATCCGCGATATGCACTTACACTATGGACGATATACAGGAGGCTTTCGCGGGAAGATTCAAAGAACAG GCTTCGTCAAGTTCAGCATGGCTTCCAGTGCTGCGAGCTCGAGTGCCAGTGCCACGTCCCGGCACTTGCGTCAATAAAACCGAAGCTTTACCAGACAATGTCCTCAACTTTATAAG GTCTCACCCGTTGATGGATTCAGCTGTGCGACACGACGGTGATGCACCTGCTTTCTACAAGCGTGATCTGGTGCTCACCACTCTTGTAGTAGACAAACAGTTTGTTGACATGCTGGGAGATGACATCACGTACACAGTATTTTATGCCGGAACTA ATGCAGGCGAAGTATATAAGATAGTGCAGTGGGCGGGAGGGGGCGCTCGTGTGGCTGATGTATGGCTGGCCGCCGCAGCAGAGCCTATTCGCGCCCTCGCACTCGCACGCACTCAACACGCGCTGTACCTAGCCACTGATCATAGATTAAGAGAACTACCACTAAGAGCTTGTGCTCATCG TTACGATAGCTGCGTGCGTTGTGTACTAGATCCGTACTGTGGTTGGGACAAAGAAGTAGGGGCGTGTCGTCCGTACACTCCCGGCCTACTTCACGACGCCACAAACTCAACTCCTTCGATATGCGAGGCTAGTGCCCCTCTGAAAACTGTGAAGGCGAGCTACGGCCAAAGCGTCCATTTAGCGGCCTTCGGGAAGACGCCGGATGCACTGAAAGACCAATACGTCGTATGGTTTCATCATTCCAGAGAGAAGGGACggtacaaaattaatttcaa CTGGGATCGAGTGCTACAAACATCGGAGCGAGGTCTCGTTCTACTCTCTGTGTCCGACTCGGACCGAGGCCGATACGAATGCTACTTTGGACCTTCTCTTGTGGCTTCATACAATCTAGATATTGATATACACAG GTGTACACAACCGAGTAAAACTCAAGAATATAAACAAGTGTATTCCGATTGGTGTCATGAGTTCGAGAAATACAAGAACGCTATGAAAGTATGGGAGTCACGGCAAATG CAATGCGCGAAGGGCATGAATGCATCGAGTCAACAGAACAGTATGAACAACGAGCTCGTTGCGTCGCTGCGGTGA